In Verrucomicrobiota bacterium, one genomic interval encodes:
- a CDS encoding DUF3320 domain-containing protein, producing the protein MPIRKLMALAGGLIQRIKPCFMLSPLSIAQFLDPRVTKFDVVVFDEASQVHPADALGAMLRAGQIVAMGDTHQLPPTTFFDYLVDARDEYDEEAATTVTDIESILHLCKRSFPSKTLRWHYRSRHESLIAVSNQEFYDNRLLFYPSPIDEIDRLGLAFVHLPETQYDRGRSATNREEARAVVAAAFDQYRRFPERSVGIGTFNIKQQEAILEEVERQLRAQPDMEPFFAPNRHEHFFVKNIETIQGDERDTILISIGYGRDSAGKLTHNFGPLNHKGGERRLNVLITRAREQCIVFSNFRGDDLRVDAATPAGVAALKAFLDFAEHRMLRRTAESPDERETPFHDEISAFLREHGHEVRTRVGCAGFRVDLGVIDDRNPGRYLLGVECDGPKYHGSHVARDRDRLRRQILEKLGWQIDCVWSTDWYRSRTACEHRLLQAIAAARLDPPRPKPERKAPELVVAVPTPAPVVIEQRPDASLPPTRSLEDFADEYVRADSLGIPAGGDINDCPQDQLAAAVRTVVNVEGPIHVDEAIRRIRSLWGLARTGDKAYATILTATWAAEDRGWIERRGLFLWPGDQRPVPVRRRTDDPPPRLDLICEPEIAEAVKRVLQFQHATVADELVVQASRLLGFKLTARTTADRMHRIVDELVAGGDLVTLPNGMLALPEA; encoded by the coding sequence ATGCCGATCCGCAAGCTCATGGCGCTCGCCGGCGGCCTGATCCAGAGGATCAAACCCTGCTTCATGCTCAGCCCGCTGTCGATCGCGCAGTTTCTCGACCCGCGCGTGACCAAGTTCGACGTCGTCGTTTTCGACGAGGCGAGCCAGGTCCATCCCGCCGACGCGCTCGGCGCTATGCTGCGCGCCGGCCAGATCGTCGCCATGGGCGACACGCATCAGCTCCCGCCGACGACGTTCTTTGACTACCTCGTTGACGCGCGTGACGAATACGATGAGGAAGCGGCCACGACGGTGACGGACATTGAGAGCATTCTCCACCTGTGCAAGCGCAGCTTCCCGTCCAAGACGTTGCGCTGGCATTACCGGAGCCGCCACGAGTCCCTGATCGCTGTGTCGAACCAGGAATTCTACGACAACCGCTTGCTCTTCTACCCGTCGCCCATCGACGAGATTGACCGGCTCGGCCTCGCCTTCGTTCACCTGCCCGAGACGCAGTACGACCGCGGCCGCAGCGCGACGAACCGCGAGGAGGCGCGTGCTGTCGTCGCCGCCGCCTTCGATCAGTACCGGCGGTTCCCCGAGCGCAGCGTCGGGATCGGCACCTTCAACATCAAGCAGCAGGAGGCTATACTCGAGGAGGTCGAGCGCCAGCTCCGCGCCCAGCCCGATATGGAACCGTTCTTCGCGCCCAACCGGCACGAGCACTTCTTCGTCAAGAACATCGAGACGATCCAGGGCGACGAGCGCGACACAATCCTCATCAGCATCGGCTACGGGCGCGACAGCGCGGGCAAGCTGACGCACAACTTCGGCCCGCTCAATCACAAGGGCGGCGAGCGCCGCCTCAACGTCCTTATCACCCGTGCACGCGAGCAGTGCATCGTCTTCTCGAACTTCCGCGGCGATGACCTCCGCGTCGATGCCGCGACCCCTGCCGGCGTCGCCGCGCTCAAGGCGTTCCTCGACTTCGCCGAGCACCGCATGCTGCGCCGTACGGCTGAGTCGCCCGACGAGCGCGAAACCCCGTTCCACGACGAGATCAGCGCTTTCCTGCGCGAGCACGGCCACGAAGTGCGCACGCGCGTCGGTTGCGCGGGCTTCCGCGTGGACTTGGGCGTCATCGACGACAGGAACCCCGGCCGGTACCTGCTCGGTGTCGAATGCGACGGGCCCAAGTACCACGGCTCGCATGTCGCGCGCGACCGCGACCGCCTTCGCCGCCAGATCCTCGAGAAGCTCGGATGGCAGATCGACTGCGTCTGGTCCACGGACTGGTACCGTAGCCGCACGGCGTGCGAGCATCGGCTGCTCCAGGCCATTGCCGCCGCGAGACTCGACCCCCCGCGCCCCAAGCCGGAGCGGAAGGCGCCCGAACTGGTCGTCGCCGTGCCCACACCCGCGCCGGTGGTCATCGAGCAGCGTCCGGACGCGAGCCTGCCGCCGACGCGGTCGCTCGAGGATTTTGCCGACGAGTACGTGCGCGCCGACTCGCTTGGCATACCGGCCGGCGGCGACATCAATGACTGCCCGCAGGACCAGCTCGCCGCCGCCGTGCGCACCGTTGTCAACGTCGAGGGGCCGATCCACGTCGACGAGGCCATCCGCCGCATCCGATCGCTCTGGGGCCTGGCGCGTACGGGCGACAAGGCCTACGCGACGATCCTCACCGCGACTTGGGCCGCCGAGGATCGCGGCTGGATCGAGCGCCGCGGCCTATTCCTTTGGCCCGGCGACCAGCGCCCGGTCCCCGTGCGCCGCCGCACCGACGACCCGCCGCCGCGCCTCGATCTGATCTGCGAGCCCGAGATTGCCGAGGCCGTCAAGCGCGTCCTCCAGTTCCAACACGCCACCGTCGCCGACGAGCTCGTGGTGCAGGCCTCGCGCCTCCTTGGCTTCAAGCTCACCGCCCGCACCACGGCCGACCGCATGCACCGCATCGTGGACGAACTGGTCGCCGGCGGCGACCTCGTCACCCTTCCCAACGGCATGCTCGCTTTGCCAGAAGCGTGA
- a CDS encoding NPCBM/NEW2 domain-containing protein yields MRFLLARRIALSLVATLMAMAAVSAGADTPPPIRPPHQAVYIVYFNPADRECLPRYQERVDRVMTEVTAWYAKEMKRNGFGERTFPLERDEDGKLIIHVVNGSRVYAEGEAMGHEEIRDKQVKPVLLGEGIDIDQEHIIIFQNLNFVTEGEGEISVRCWAPYCGGGGTEQGTAWVTDYALLDVENLSNTTMMVDLGFKEKWTLSRYVISHLGGVAHEFGHALGLPHNAETDAQRAELGTALMGSGNYHLFAERISDDKGAYLTKAHATILSSHPLFNPKPVEFDGEVTCTFHDVAFAAGDGEYTVSGRVETTPRAYAVVAYHDGRARAMDYDATSWVAGVDDEGRFAVRVGALTPGRFELHVGCCLVNGERRFLSYEFDVDQDLQVPIEVLKRQTIYELYANPAIDARDAEAMHAAVDKLKGVDDIQYRRAVAYLDLMTRKPVEPKRLGELGDNVREVQLSQVTWESADVGWDEPTRGSVPVRDEDDNRKDMPLESGERFHETGLYAHADSRYVFNLDGAWKSFTSGYGLENRCQGSVVFVIKCDGEERFRSDLIDDWTEHRVEIDVMGVKQLELIASDNGDGHQGDCAIWFSPILKR; encoded by the coding sequence ATGCGTTTTTTGCTTGCACGACGCATCGCGCTCTCTCTTGTCGCGACGCTGATGGCCATGGCCGCCGTTTCGGCCGGCGCCGACACGCCTCCGCCGATCCGACCGCCGCATCAAGCCGTCTACATCGTCTATTTCAACCCCGCCGACCGCGAGTGCTTGCCCCGCTACCAGGAACGTGTCGACCGCGTCATGACCGAGGTGACGGCCTGGTACGCCAAGGAGATGAAGCGCAACGGCTTCGGCGAGAGGACGTTTCCGCTCGAACGCGATGAGGACGGCAAGCTCATCATCCACGTCGTCAACGGCTCGCGCGTGTACGCGGAAGGCGAGGCGATGGGCCACGAGGAGATCCGCGACAAGCAGGTCAAGCCGGTGCTGCTTGGGGAAGGCATCGACATCGACCAGGAACACATAATCATCTTCCAGAACCTCAACTTCGTCACCGAAGGTGAGGGTGAGATCTCGGTTCGCTGCTGGGCGCCGTACTGCGGCGGCGGTGGGACTGAACAAGGCACGGCGTGGGTGACGGACTACGCGCTGCTCGACGTCGAGAACCTGTCGAACACGACGATGATGGTCGATCTCGGCTTCAAAGAGAAGTGGACGCTGAGCCGGTACGTGATCAGCCATCTGGGCGGCGTGGCGCACGAGTTTGGCCACGCCCTTGGCCTCCCTCACAACGCCGAGACGGACGCGCAGCGCGCCGAGCTCGGCACCGCGCTCATGGGCAGCGGCAACTACCACCTGTTCGCCGAGCGCATCAGCGACGACAAGGGGGCGTATCTGACCAAGGCGCACGCGACCATCCTCTCGTCGCACCCGCTGTTCAACCCGAAGCCGGTCGAGTTCGACGGCGAGGTGACCTGTACGTTCCACGACGTGGCGTTTGCAGCGGGCGACGGCGAGTACACGGTGAGCGGCCGGGTCGAGACGACGCCGCGCGCGTACGCGGTCGTGGCCTACCACGACGGGCGCGCCCGCGCGATGGACTACGACGCGACGAGCTGGGTGGCTGGCGTCGATGACGAGGGCCGCTTCGCCGTGCGCGTCGGCGCGCTCACACCCGGGCGCTTCGAGCTGCACGTTGGGTGCTGCCTGGTGAACGGTGAACGGCGCTTTCTGAGCTACGAATTCGACGTGGACCAGGACTTGCAGGTTCCGATCGAGGTGCTCAAGCGACAGACGATCTACGAACTGTACGCGAACCCGGCCATCGACGCGCGCGATGCGGAGGCGATGCACGCCGCCGTGGACAAGCTCAAGGGCGTTGACGACATCCAGTACCGGCGGGCCGTAGCCTACCTGGACCTGATGACGCGCAAGCCGGTCGAGCCGAAGCGGCTCGGCGAGCTTGGCGACAACGTACGCGAGGTGCAGCTCTCGCAGGTCACGTGGGAGTCAGCCGATGTCGGTTGGGACGAGCCGACGCGCGGGTCTGTCCCGGTCAGAGATGAGGACGACAACAGGAAGGATATGCCGCTCGAATCCGGTGAGCGGTTCCACGAGACGGGCCTGTACGCGCACGCCGACTCGCGCTACGTTTTCAACCTCGACGGCGCGTGGAAGTCGTTCACGAGCGGCTACGGGCTCGAGAACCGGTGCCAGGGCTCGGTCGTGTTCGTTATCAAGTGCGACGGCGAGGAGCGATTCCGCTCCGACCTGATCGACGATTGGACCGAGCACCGCGTCGAGATCGACGTCATGGGCGTCAAGCAGCTCGAGCTCATCGCCTCAGACAACGGCGACGGCCATCAGGGCGACTGCGCGATCTGGTTCTCTCCGATCCTGAAGCGCTGA
- a CDS encoding tetratricopeptide repeat protein, protein MLPRLLFLVLSTALLTCLAAQSPAAETDALEAYARGDYAGVVKLVEKSVRDGSAGIQEHLLLARAYLHLDRNNDALGVLRTVIERDHENPDANALIGQMLYEAGKAKEALAYLETAHRLKQDAVTSSLLGKCHYALGDAQKAKMYLEQALALDVRDPSNSYLLGTICLDSGSGALAEKYLLQSEEAGTESAELHRLLGRAYMEQYKFVGPVLVRRIPGSPKPGEVVDGHVVLAPLEGVTDQYKVCTRYSALYEGIRLLEALPDDPDGLYMAASGWLAAGDAARANDSLRQLSRHEPRSRRTLDLTARALIVAGDVGALIEVIERGEKAKVFDAHEAAQLYYRGAVVLLARGERTECLKMLEAADKRQPASAAVLRALAELSVTMGRDKQARGYYARLVELFPDASDIDGLRNALQVLEEKTGGAQ, encoded by the coding sequence ATGCTTCCAAGACTCTTGTTCCTCGTCCTGTCCACTGCCCTGCTCACATGTCTCGCGGCGCAGTCGCCAGCCGCCGAAACCGACGCGCTCGAGGCGTACGCGCGCGGCGACTATGCGGGCGTCGTCAAGCTCGTCGAGAAATCGGTCCGGGACGGCTCGGCCGGCATCCAGGAGCACTTGCTGCTCGCGCGCGCGTACCTGCACCTCGACCGGAACAACGACGCGCTCGGCGTGCTGCGCACCGTGATCGAGCGTGACCACGAGAACCCGGACGCGAACGCGCTCATCGGCCAGATGCTCTACGAGGCGGGCAAGGCCAAAGAGGCGCTCGCGTACCTCGAGACCGCCCACCGGCTCAAGCAGGACGCCGTCACATCGAGCTTGCTGGGCAAGTGCCATTACGCGCTCGGCGATGCGCAGAAGGCCAAGATGTATCTCGAGCAGGCGCTCGCGCTCGACGTGCGCGACCCGTCGAACAGCTATCTGCTCGGGACGATCTGCCTCGATAGCGGCTCGGGCGCGCTGGCGGAGAAGTATCTGCTCCAGTCCGAGGAGGCGGGCACCGAGTCGGCCGAGCTGCACCGGCTGCTGGGCCGCGCCTACATGGAGCAGTACAAGTTCGTTGGACCGGTGCTCGTGCGCCGCATTCCGGGCAGTCCGAAGCCGGGCGAAGTCGTCGATGGCCACGTCGTGCTCGCGCCGCTCGAGGGCGTGACCGATCAGTACAAGGTCTGCACGCGTTACTCGGCGCTCTATGAGGGGATCCGGCTACTCGAAGCGTTGCCTGATGATCCTGACGGGCTCTACATGGCCGCCTCGGGCTGGCTCGCTGCGGGCGATGCGGCGCGCGCCAACGACTCTCTCAGGCAACTGTCGAGGCACGAACCGCGAAGTCGCCGAACGCTCGACCTCACGGCCCGTGCCCTGATCGTCGCCGGCGACGTCGGCGCGCTCATTGAGGTGATCGAACGCGGCGAGAAAGCCAAGGTGTTCGACGCGCACGAGGCCGCCCAGCTCTACTACCGCGGCGCGGTCGTGCTGCTCGCACGGGGCGAGCGGACCGAGTGCCTCAAGATGCTCGAAGCGGCCGACAAGCGCCAACCGGCGTCGGCTGCCGTCTTGCGAGCGCTCGCCGAGCTGAGCGTCACCATGGGCCGCGACAAGCAGGCGCGCGGCTACTACGCCCGCCTCGTCGAGCTGTTCCCCGACGCGTCCGACATCGACGGGCTGCGCAACGCCCTGCAGGTCCTCGAAGAGAAGACGGGAGGTGCACAATGA
- a CDS encoding NPCBM/NEW2 domain-containing protein, which produces MARVRHVLLTVAACAALMLLSGAAMALTTEEPAGPAREMRTPHQYVYVVYLNPADRECLPGYEERLDGALTAIQDWYRREMKRNGFGEMTFPLDRDEDGKLIVHLVNGTLTYDRGKGVSTDEVRENQVKPALLEEGIDIDQEHVVIVQNANYFKEVDGETEIEGWAPFCGEGDHGHGTAYCTDSNHLELSRMPATGLGGVAHELGHALGLPHNSETAAEAQTLGTALMGRGQYVFLAERAGAKKGAFLTKAHAIALSSHPLLKGNTKDVDVEPDCRFSDITFAQGKGEYIVRGRVESTPAAYALLAYHDDMVEAMDYEATSWVADFDEEGRFEAHVGELKPGPFELRLRACLENGDTCTLEFQFEIDKSLQIPIAELQRQAIYELHAKPAIEARDTDALLAAIGQLAGYNDIHYRRARAWYQQMTRTKPEPVTLSVLKDSVRQVPLSTVQWESATVGWEEPARDGLPGGAPLESGAQFHETGLYAHAPSSYVFDLGGNWKRFTSGYGLLNICKGSVIFVVKCDGEERFRSELVEDWVEGWVDVDLTGVKKLELIVEEEFDAWADCALWFSPIVTR; this is translated from the coding sequence GTGGCACGAGTACGCCATGTGTTGTTGACCGTCGCGGCCTGTGCCGCCCTGATGCTGCTCTCGGGCGCCGCGATGGCGCTCACGACCGAGGAGCCGGCTGGGCCGGCGCGCGAGATGAGAACGCCGCATCAGTACGTCTACGTTGTCTACCTGAACCCGGCCGACCGGGAATGCCTGCCCGGCTATGAGGAGCGGCTCGATGGCGCGCTCACCGCGATCCAGGACTGGTATCGCCGCGAGATGAAGCGCAACGGTTTTGGGGAGATGACCTTCCCGCTCGATCGCGATGAGGACGGCAAGCTCATCGTTCATCTCGTCAACGGCACGCTCACCTACGATCGCGGCAAGGGCGTCTCGACTGACGAGGTCCGCGAGAACCAGGTCAAACCGGCGCTGCTCGAGGAAGGCATCGACATCGACCAGGAACACGTCGTGATTGTCCAGAACGCCAACTACTTCAAGGAGGTCGACGGCGAGACGGAGATCGAGGGCTGGGCGCCGTTCTGCGGCGAGGGCGATCACGGGCACGGCACGGCGTATTGTACCGACTCGAATCACCTCGAGCTGTCGCGGATGCCGGCCACCGGGCTCGGCGGCGTCGCACACGAGCTCGGCCATGCGCTCGGTCTGCCGCACAACAGCGAGACCGCCGCAGAGGCTCAGACGCTCGGTACCGCCCTGATGGGCCGAGGCCAGTACGTGTTCCTGGCCGAGCGCGCCGGGGCGAAGAAGGGCGCGTTCCTGACCAAAGCCCATGCGATCGCACTCTCGTCGCACCCGCTGCTCAAGGGCAACACGAAAGACGTCGACGTCGAGCCCGACTGCCGTTTCAGCGACATCACGTTCGCTCAGGGCAAGGGCGAGTACATCGTGCGCGGGCGCGTCGAGTCGACGCCGGCAGCGTACGCGCTGCTCGCTTACCACGACGACATGGTCGAGGCGATGGACTACGAGGCGACAAGCTGGGTTGCCGACTTCGATGAGGAGGGCCGCTTCGAGGCCCATGTCGGCGAGCTGAAACCGGGTCCGTTCGAGCTGCGGCTTCGCGCTTGCCTGGAAAACGGCGACACGTGCACGCTCGAGTTCCAGTTCGAGATCGACAAGTCGCTCCAGATCCCGATCGCCGAGTTACAGCGCCAGGCGATCTACGAGCTTCACGCCAAGCCCGCCATCGAGGCGCGCGACACGGACGCCCTGCTGGCCGCCATCGGCCAACTCGCCGGCTACAACGACATCCATTACCGCCGGGCCAGGGCCTGGTACCAGCAGATGACCCGGACGAAGCCCGAGCCGGTCACGCTGAGCGTGCTCAAGGACTCGGTCCGCCAGGTACCGCTCTCGACGGTTCAGTGGGAATCGGCCACGGTCGGCTGGGAGGAGCCGGCGCGCGACGGCCTCCCCGGTGGTGCACCGCTCGAGTCGGGCGCGCAGTTCCATGAGACCGGCCTCTACGCGCACGCTCCGTCGAGCTATGTGTTTGATCTCGGCGGCAACTGGAAGCGGTTCACGAGCGGCTATGGCCTGCTCAACATCTGCAAGGGTTCAGTGATCTTTGTTGTCAAGTGCGACGGCGAGGAGCGGTTCCGCTCGGAGCTCGTCGAGGACTGGGTCGAGGGTTGGGTGGACGTCGACCTGACCGGAGTCAAGAAGCTCGAGTTGATCGTCGAGGAGGAATTCGACGCCTGGGCCGACTGCGCCCTCTGGTTCTCGCCGATTGTGACACGCTAA